One Clupea harengus chromosome 11, Ch_v2.0.2, whole genome shotgun sequence DNA window includes the following coding sequences:
- the si:ch211-79k12.2 gene encoding endothelial zinc finger protein induced by tumor necrosis factor alpha, with protein sequence MDKDRLAASRGPCSWLEMHQFIGDLMASSTSAPSSSPGHQQGKDSNQQEALRSSWETAGHEALGLKAVPSSHVQSRHPHDKGTLVCGLQPLSLPVERSGQAGDEEAQQFQHSGCNCPGCPFSSSSSSSLILPTLKPRGLPSSSSHPQPTRQRQAKDLNPSSVSFGLALGLGLSLEEEPSHSSGSANPEPSQPQQQDKGTNTQSSAPATTGCPHPTQIPTFPCLCCHRGFQTCAQLLHHQQGAGAHLSHAHAHAHHHHFHHHHCPLTSCLPCPQLRPPPSSQSPPPFPCLSCQRTFSTCAQLLRHQQGHAQQEGLQPQQHPCMHCSASFSRPSQLLQHQRAQHASKAGGFLCAECGRAFNSHSNLRIHLNVHTGARPYSCPDCGKSFSQSGALKIHRRIHTGERPYTCAYCGRGFPHLAGVRAHQRTHTGEKPYCCPQCGKRFTQSGALKIHQRIHTGERPFVCSLCGKGFSNRSGIRFHHRTVHGIVPESSAEPRRGPAYQAPSSSAPGGRCPSPVGSLGSSSPFTEHHDPSTGTRTSPASTNTTASGQSSHSRLGVEPDSQSHSGAARGKSSSSGAGGTKPPGGRGAKVLMYACEDCGLRFADAPSRNRHQSLEHYGGDEGGRGAE encoded by the exons ATGGATAAAGACAGGCTTGCAGCAAGC CGTGGTCCGTGCTCTTGGTTGGAGATGCACCAGTTCATTGGAGACCTCATGGCCTCTAGCACATCGGCTCCTAGCTCTTCACCCGGTCATCAACAAGGAAAAGACAGCAATCAACAAGAGGCTCTGCGCTCTTCTTGGGAAACAGCGGGTCATGAGGCTCTCGGCCTGAAAGCTGTCCCCTCCTCCCATGTCCAGTCTAGACACCCCCATGACAAAGGCACTCTGGTCTGTGGTTTGCAGCCCCTCTCTTTAccagtggagaggagtggacagGCTGGAGATGAGGAGGCGCAACAGT TTCAACACAGTGGATGCAACTGCCCAGGCtgccccttctcttcctcctcctcctcctctctcattcttccgACTCTGAAGCCCAGAGGGCTCCCTTCTTCATCATCACATCCCCAGCCTACCCGTCAGCGCCAGGCCAAAGACCTGAACCCCTCCTCAGTCAGTTTTGGCCTcgccctgggcctgggcctctCATTGGAGGAAGAACCCAGCCACTCATCCGGAAGTGCCAACCCCGAACCCAGCCAACCCCAGCAGCAGGATAAAGGAACAAACACCCAGAGCTCGGCTCCTGCCACAACGGGCTGCCCTCATCCCACGCAGATACCCACCTTCCCTTGCCTGTGCTGCCACCGCGGCTTCCAGACGTGTGCCCAGCTCCTACACCACCAGCAGGGTGCGGGAGCCCACCTAtcccacgcccacgcccatgcccaccaccaccacttccaccaccaccactgcccccTCACGTCCTGCCTGCCCTGCCCGCAGCTGAGACCCCCTCCGTCCTCGCAGTCCCCACCGCCATTCCCCTGCCTCTCCTGCCAGCGCACCTTCTCGACCTGCGCCCAGTTGCTGCGGCACCAGCAGGGCCACGCGCAGCAGGAAGGCCTGCAGCCGCAGCAGCACCCGTGCATGCACTGCAGCGCCTCCTTCTCGCGCCCGTCGCAGCTGCTGCAGCATCAGCGCGCGCAGCACGCCTCCAAGGCCGGCGGCTTCCTGTGCGCCGAGTGCGGCCGAGCCTTCAACTCCCACAGCAACCTGCGCATCCACCTGAACGTGCACACCGGCGCCAGGCCCTACTCCTGCCCGGACTGCGGCAAGAGCTTCAGCCAGTCGGGCGCGCTCAAGATCCACCGGCGCATCCACACGGGCGAGAGGCCCTACACGTGCGCCTACTGTGGGAGAGGCTTCCCGCACCTGGCTGGCGTGAGGGCACACCAGCGCACGCACACGGGGGAGAAGCCCTACTGCTGCCCGCAGTGCGGCAAGCGCTTCACGCAGTCGGGGGCGCTGAAGATCCACCAGCGCATCCACACCGGCGAGCGGCCCTTCGTCTGCAGCCTCTGTGGGAAGGGCTTCTCCAACCGCTCTGGCATCCGCTTCCACCACCGCACCGTCCACGGTATCGTCCCAGAGTCCAGCGCGGAGCCCCGGCGGGGCCCGGCTTACCAGGCCCCCTCGTCCTCGGCCCCCGGGGGCCGCTGCCCGAGCCCCGTCGGCAGCCTCGGCTCCAGCAGTCCCTTCACGGAGCACCACGACCCGAGCACCGGCACCCGCACCAGCCCGGCCTCCACCAACACCACGGCCTCGGGCCAGTCCTCCCACTCCAGGCTCGGCGTGGAGCCCGACAGCCAGTCTCACTCCGGAGCTGCCAGGGGCAAATCGAGCTCCTCTGGTGCCGGTGGTACAAAGCCTCCTGGTGGCCGAGGAGCGAAAGTGCTGATGTACGCCTGTGAAGACTGTGGCCTTCGGTTTGCAGATGCCCCCTCCAGGAACAGGCACCAGTCTCTGGAGCACTATGGCGGTGACgaggggggcagaggggcagaGTAA
- the si:ch211-79k12.1 gene encoding basal cell adhesion molecule, whose amino-acid sequence MKGILFLTAVVLIHAQINHASLIVKGPPKPIVAGDKVTLECYDSDSAANMSQVHFERSSKFSQGWYRLEMERSYLGRLCSYRYFELTLEDDRLLLTTYGIPTYMEGLYRCVSDDDALGSDNSSTPLSVTVHYMHDLSFTRESHNGYYNRFFNSMQDLRVPLGSDVEVNCSATASETPEYFWQKEGSDWILPSKTLTLREVTPQDEGTYTCTAQHPSVESLRRSRSFTLTVLAEDACWYESTDGRITLTAAGAGMVLLVLVVFMTAFLCRRAKMRQTKGPIDDHSQTKPIYKGSMESLPSTTGDNQPLV is encoded by the exons ATGAAAGGGATTCTGTTTTTGACAGCTGTTGTGCTTATTCACGCTCAGATAAACCATG CCTCCTTGATCGTGAAAGGCCCTCCGAAGCCAATTGTGGCAGGGGATAAGGTGACCCTGGAATGCTATGACTCAGACTCGGCAGCTAACATGAGCCAGGTCCATTTTGAGAGATCTTCCAAG TTCTCACAGGGATGGTATCGCCTGGAAATGGAGAGGTCTTACTTGGGCCGCCTTTGCTCCTACCGCTACTTTGAGTTGACCCTTGAGGACGACCGTCTGCTCCTGACCACCTACGGCATCCCGACCTACATGGAGGGCCTTTACCGCTGCGTGTCGGACGACGACGCCCTCGGCTCGGACAACTCCTCCACCCCTCTGTCCGTCACTGTTCACT ATATGCACGACCTGTCCTTCACCAGGGAAAGCCATAATGGTTACTACAACCGATTCTTCAACTCAATGCAGGACCTGCGTGTGCCACTAGGGAGCGATGTGGAGGTGAACTGCTCCGCCACTGCGTCGGAGACCCCTGAGTACTTCTGGCAGAAGGAG GGCAGTGACTGGATCCTGCCATCTAAGACCCTGACACTGAGGGAAGTGACTCCTCAGGATGAAGGCACCTACACCTGCACTGCCCAACACCCCAGCGTGGAGTCCCTCCGCCGGAGCCGCTCCTTCACCCTCACCGTCCTCGCAG aGGATGCCTGCTGGTATGAGTCTACCGACGGACGCATCACCCTGACCGCGGCGGGCGCTGGCATGgtgctgttggtgttggtggtctTCATGACGGCTTTCCTCTGCCGCAGAGCCAAGATGAGGCAGACCAAGGGACCCAT CGATGACCACTCCCAGACAAAGCCCATCTACAAAGGGAGCATGGAGTCTCTTCCCTCCACAACTGGAGACAACCAGCCTCTGGTGTGA